In Trifolium pratense cultivar HEN17-A07 linkage group LG7, ARS_RC_1.1, whole genome shotgun sequence, a genomic segment contains:
- the LOC123896473 gene encoding uncharacterized protein LOC123896473, whose translation MNSHLSMFIFLITLLTISSFSSSQPSYKDHCSSIITESTPKNLIIHNSFPLGGYFTGGSGIIHDETSFIEYSSFYLSNIQIHETINTDLFKVESTVSFRTKPNTVYYNVSSFSYGDKPSYRSQRHFRSNYVTFKLEGFWSKSSGKVCMVGTGISYSETGDSLDHDAVLKLNNVFDSSNITSFISGSLESLNSEKGDEKNHYFETISLMMFSKANYSYSLDSKEVENEFSFESEVSEKKGLSLNPYSSSFCSLPLSRALKRLQLEYTHECNSPKNCSPVVSDQLPYMMSLKGAECSHTDKHRLKVLMVFSNKSDYWIEKGFNPKTMLIGEGWWDEKKNALHVVACHFIGIMKSSWDGTRIGDCSVRLRLSLPSVWSIENTNNIVGKIWSNKTANDPNYFKMITFRIFDDARVGYRASKYEYSKLEKVKKSCPTHKVVENKGRTIFPNVYSYDMRFGMSVRDIESNIEVAFGSLAPLSVGEQIYDDPAYTSNSNFTAESPMVMFNNASLFNISYKITIFSNATLYNRNSMFNLSSYRVTISAEGIYDARTGTLCMIGCRNLNSKAGTPLAGSVDCEILLKFQFPSLDTTNGSHIKGSIESMREKSDHLYFKSLEVSSYGIYSETAIKAVWRMDMEIIMVLISTSLSCVFIALQLYHVKRNPNALPLISISMMSILTLGHMIPLVLNFEATLAQDLYNKNFVVGYVGWLEVNEISVRIITMVAFLLQFLLLQVTWSSRKINESENRLWIAERKATYVTFPLYAAGLLISLLLKLKRDDFHYDTSWEKMKSYGGLVLDGFLLPQVILNLFSNMNENVLSCSFYFGTTFVRLLPHAYDLYRAHNYARLSDGSYFYANPNADFYSTTWDIVIPLGGILFAVIIYLQQRFGAQCVIPQRFKGSEYEKVSVVAESEA comes from the coding sequence ATGAATTCTCATCTCTCCATGTTCATCTTTCTTATCACTCTCTTAACAATCTCTTCTTTTTCCTCATCACAACCTTCTTACAAAGATCACTGTTCTTCCATAATCACAGAATCAACTCCCAAAAACCTCATCATCCATAACTCTTTCCCTCTTGGAGGTTACTTCACAGGAGGTTCAGgaatcatccatgatgaaacttCCTTCATCGAATACTCTTCCTTTTACCTTTCAAACATACAAATCCATGAAACTATAAACACTGACTTGTTCAAAGTTGAATCCACTGTTTCATTCagaaccaaaccaaacacaGTTTACTATAATGTATCAAGCTTTAGCTATGGTGACAAACCAAGTTATAGAAGTCAACGCCACTTCCGATCAAATTATGTAACTTTCAAGCTTGAAGGGTTTTGGTCAAAATCTTCAGGTAAAGTTTGCATGGTTGGAACAGGAATTAGTTATTCTGAAACAGGTGATTCTCTTGATCATGATGCTGTTTTAAAGCTTAACAATGTTTTCGATTCAAGTAACATCACTAGTTTCATTAGTGGAAGCTTAGAGAGTTTGAATTCTGAAAAGGGTGATGAGAAAAATCattactttgaaaccatttcttTAATGATGTTTTCAAAAGCAAATTATAGTTATAGTTTGGATTCtaaagaagttgaaaatgaaTTCTCTTTTGAAAGTGAAGTTTCTGAGAAAAAGGGTTTGTCACTAAATCCATATTCATCAAGTTTTTGTTCATTACCACTCTCAAGAGCTCTTAAAAGACTTCAACTAGAGTACACTCATGAATGCAATTCTCCAAAGAATTGCAGTCCTGTAGTTAGTGATCAATTGCCATATATGATGTCTTTGAAAGGTGCTGAATGTTCTCATACAGATAAACATAGGTTGaaggttttgatggttttttcaaataaaagtgATTATTGGATTGAAAAAGGTTTCAATCCGAAAACTATGTTGATAGGGGAAGGATGGTGGGATGAGAAGAAAAATGCTTTACATGTAGTTGCTTGTCATTTCATTGGCATCATGAAATCATCTTGGGATGGAACTCGTATTGGCGATTGCTCGGTAAGATTAAGATTGAGTTTGCCTTCGGTTTGGTCAATCGAAAATACTAATAACATAGTTGGAAAAATTTGGAGTAACAAAACTGCTAATGATCCAAACTACTTCAAGATGATAACATTTAGAATTTTCGACGATGCTAGGGTTGGATATCGAGCGTCCAAGTACGAGTATAGCAAGCTTGAAAAAGTTAAGAAATCATGTCCAACACACAAGGTTGTAGAGAACAAAGGGAGAACAATATTTCCAAATGTTTATTCTTATGATATGAGATTTGGTATGTCAGTTAGAGATATAGAGTCCAATATAGAAGTAGCATTTGGTTCTTTGGCTCCTTTATCTGTTGGTGAGCAAATTTATGATGATCCTGCTTATACTTCAAACTCAAACTTCACAGCAGAATCTCCTATGGTGATGTTCAACAATGCTAGCTTGTTTAACATTAGCTACAAGATTACCATATTTTCCAATGCAACTTTATATAACAGGAATTCAATGTTTAATTTGTCTTCTTATAGAGTGACGATTTCTGCAGAAGGAATTTATGATGCTAGAACAGGAACTTTGTGTATGATTGGTTGCCGCAATCTCAACTCGAAAGCTGGAACACCATTAGCTGGATCTGTTGACTGTGAGATTCTATTGAAGTTTCAGTTTCCATCATTGGATACAACAAATGGAAGCCACATTAAAGGAAGTATCGAAAGCATGCGCGAAAAATCAGATCATCTTTACTTCAAAAGTTTAGAGGTATCTTCATATGGAATTTACTCTGAAACGGCAATAAAAGCTGTTTGGAGAATGGATATGGAGATTATCATGGTTCTGATATCTACCTCTTTATCATGTGTTTTCATCGCATTGCAACTATACCATGTGAAGAGAAATCCTAATGCGCTTCCCTTAATCTCAATTTCCATGATGTCAATTCTCACATTAGGTCACATGATACCACTTGTTCTCAATTTTGAAGCAACTCTTGCTCAAGATCTTTAcaacaaaaactttgtggttgGATATGTTGGATGGCTTGAAGTTAATGAAATATCTGTAAGGATAATCACCATGGTAGctttcttgttgcaattcctccTCCTTCAAGTAACTTGGTCATCAAGAAAGATTAACGAAAGCGAGAATAGACTCTGGATTGCTGAGAGAAAGGCTACCTATGTGACTTTCCCCTTGTATGCAGCTGGATTATTGATTTCATTGCTtttgaagttgaaaagagaTGATTTTCATTATGATACATCTTGGGAGAAAATGAAATCGTACGGTGGTTTGGTATTGGATGGATTTCTTCTGCCGCAAGTCATTCTAAACCTGTTTTCAAATATGAATGAGAATGTTCTTTCATGTTCATTTTACTTTGGAACTACTTTTGTTAGACTTTTGCCACATGCATATGATCTTTACAGGGCTCATAATTATGCTCGACTCAGCGATGGATCGTACTTCTATGCAAATCCAAATGCAGATTTTTACTCCACTACTTGGGATATTGTCATTCCTTTGGGAGGTATCCTATTTGCTGTCATTATCTACTTGCAGCAACGTTTTGGTGCTCAATGTGTTATACCTCAAAGATTCAAAGGGTCAGAATATGAAAAGGTGTCTGTAGTGGCTGAATCAGAAGCTTAA